In Oceanispirochaeta sp., a genomic segment contains:
- a CDS encoding prephenate dehydrogenase/arogenate dehydrogenase family protein yields the protein MQIAVYGLGRFGSFWASLLSKSFQVKGYSRNPDRMTPEGVLRVSLEELMDCHVLFLCNAISSMEQVLPVIAPLLKPGTLVVDTCSVKVYPVDLMKKYLPDSVEILGSHPMFGPDSGKNGVQGLPIVLCKERIKDDHYILWKDHFRNLGLMVQEMTAHEHDREAAYTQGITHFIGRTLDALNLHPSSMATAGYERLLDIVTQTCNDPWQLFIDLQKYNPYTSRMRQDLHKGLEKMLGTFDSIESLGVQDGRNSFPEN from the coding sequence GACGTTTTGGGTCTTTTTGGGCCTCCTTATTATCTAAGTCTTTTCAGGTTAAAGGGTATTCCCGTAATCCTGACAGAATGACTCCTGAGGGTGTCCTTCGAGTGAGCCTTGAGGAGCTGATGGATTGTCATGTCCTGTTCCTGTGCAATGCCATCTCCTCCATGGAGCAGGTTCTTCCCGTCATAGCACCCTTACTTAAACCGGGGACTCTGGTGGTAGATACCTGTTCTGTTAAGGTTTATCCAGTAGACCTGATGAAAAAATACCTGCCTGACTCAGTTGAGATTCTGGGTTCTCATCCTATGTTTGGTCCTGATTCAGGAAAAAACGGGGTTCAGGGTCTTCCTATCGTTCTTTGCAAGGAGAGGATTAAGGATGATCATTATATCCTCTGGAAAGACCATTTTCGAAACTTAGGCCTTATGGTGCAAGAAATGACAGCCCATGAGCATGACAGAGAAGCCGCTTATACCCAGGGGATTACTCATTTTATCGGGAGAACACTGGATGCGCTCAATTTGCATCCCAGTTCCATGGCAACGGCAGGCTATGAGAGGCTGCTGGATATTGTCACACAGACATGTAACGACCCCTGGCAGCTTTTTATTGATTTGCAGAAATATAATCCCTATACATCCCGGATGCGTCAGGATCTTCACAAGGGTCTTGAAAAAATGCTGGGAACCTTTGATTCTATTGAAAGTTTAGGAGTTCAGGATGGCCGAAATTCATTCCCGGAAAATTAA
- the mtaB gene encoding tRNA (N(6)-L-threonylcarbamoyladenosine(37)-C(2))-methylthiotransferase MtaB, producing MKAAFYTLGCKLNQCETEALADSFEKQGFDIGEFSEASDVYVVNTCTVTSKSEQKARRIIRKASRDFPDSLVLVTGCYAQLEPDLIRDLGENVLSVPLDQKDLIMDMAAYLASGQAEGLDLYKNVGFWLESQSPGIDGSQNRFRFSAADFNFHARAFLKIQDGCDNRCAYCRVCIARGRSVSLKSSILIDRLKVLEAKGYREVVLTGVNIDSYHDGALDLSDLLNTILKQTSNFRIRLSSLEPETLLSLDLSILSHPRVCPHFHVSAQSCSDTVLKRMNRPYRSESVIKAVMRLRELKDDPFIAADIIDGFPGETDEEHLQTLTILRELSFSRIHVFPFSPRPDTAAWDMKPAVPERITGGRTNEIRKISGASYDQYLQNQIGRPRQVLLEEQKTHAGQLFWEGTSDNYLRIRIPMNTRLKRGALVSCTVTSLEKQILWGET from the coding sequence ATGAAAGCCGCTTTTTATACACTCGGCTGTAAATTGAACCAGTGTGAAACCGAGGCCTTAGCTGATTCTTTTGAGAAGCAGGGCTTCGATATAGGTGAATTTTCCGAGGCCTCCGATGTTTATGTCGTCAATACATGTACTGTCACTTCAAAAAGTGAGCAGAAGGCTAGACGCATCATACGCAAGGCAAGCCGGGACTTCCCGGATTCTCTTGTTCTGGTTACAGGTTGTTATGCCCAGTTGGAACCAGATCTGATCCGGGATTTAGGGGAGAACGTCCTGTCTGTCCCCTTAGATCAGAAAGATCTCATCATGGATATGGCAGCCTATCTGGCCAGTGGACAGGCCGAAGGACTGGATCTCTATAAGAATGTCGGATTCTGGCTTGAATCTCAGTCTCCCGGTATCGATGGGAGCCAAAATCGTTTCCGCTTTTCTGCGGCAGATTTTAACTTTCATGCCAGAGCTTTCTTGAAGATACAGGATGGTTGTGATAATCGCTGTGCTTATTGCCGTGTCTGTATTGCCAGGGGTCGGTCGGTCAGTCTGAAGAGCAGCATCCTTATAGACCGTCTCAAAGTGCTGGAAGCCAAGGGATACCGGGAAGTGGTTCTCACCGGTGTGAATATTGACTCTTATCATGATGGTGCCCTCGATCTCTCTGATCTGCTGAACACAATATTGAAACAGACCTCCAACTTTAGAATCAGATTATCTTCTCTGGAACCGGAGACCCTTCTCAGTCTAGACCTCTCCATTCTGTCCCATCCCAGAGTCTGTCCTCATTTTCATGTGTCCGCCCAGTCCTGCAGTGATACGGTTCTGAAAAGGATGAACCGTCCCTACCGGTCTGAATCGGTGATCAAGGCCGTCATGAGACTGAGGGAATTGAAGGATGATCCCTTTATTGCCGCCGATATCATTGACGGTTTTCCAGGAGAAACCGATGAAGAGCATCTTCAGACCCTTACCATCCTGAGGGAATTGAGTTTTTCAAGGATTCATGTCTTTCCTTTTTCTCCCCGTCCCGACACGGCCGCCTGGGATATGAAGCCAGCCGTACCTGAACGGATTACCGGCGGGAGAACGAATGAGATCCGAAAAATTTCCGGAGCATCCTATGATCAGTATCTGCAGAATCAGATTGGAAGACCCCGACAGGTCCTTTTGGAGGAACAAAAAACTCATGCAGGTCAGCTGTTCTGGGAAGGAACCTCTGATAATTACCTGAGGATACGAATTCCTATGAATACAAGACTGAAGCGGGGGGCTCTTGTTTCCTGTACAGTTACATCCCTTGAGAAGCAGATCTTGTGGGGGGAAACCTGA
- a CDS encoding tetratricopeptide repeat protein: MKNKFICTSLLLLLLILSQAGAQEKVDALKLYRQGAYEESVAVCLSELSSFDDSQIIPRMDSYTVLGWGLIRLGRYDEAVRYGEDALKWSRYDARVIENLGEAHYYLGNHEKGLDFFQQYISLNPTGDRVGQVYYYMGETYIRMGQYNHADIALSTAIYHVPSAARWWSRLGYAREGAEKFKTAEYAYNQALLLQPTLQEARKGLERLQQN; the protein is encoded by the coding sequence TTGAAAAATAAATTTATATGTACCAGCCTCCTTCTCTTACTGCTGATTCTTTCCCAGGCGGGTGCCCAGGAGAAGGTCGACGCCCTCAAGCTGTACCGTCAGGGAGCCTATGAAGAATCCGTCGCGGTCTGTTTGAGTGAGTTGTCATCCTTTGATGATTCTCAGATCATTCCCCGTATGGACTCCTATACTGTTCTTGGATGGGGACTCATTCGATTGGGAAGATATGATGAGGCTGTCCGCTATGGTGAAGACGCACTGAAGTGGTCCCGTTATGATGCCCGGGTGATTGAAAATTTGGGAGAAGCCCATTATTATCTTGGCAATCATGAGAAGGGTCTGGATTTTTTCCAGCAGTATATCTCTTTGAATCCTACCGGCGACCGGGTTGGACAGGTCTATTATTATATGGGAGAAACCTATATCAGAATGGGTCAGTACAACCATGCCGATATCGCCCTGTCAACGGCGATATACCATGTTCCCTCAGCGGCCCGCTGGTGGTCCCGTCTGGGCTATGCCCGGGAAGGCGCGGAAAAATTCAAAACAGCAGAATATGCTTATAATCAGGCATTGCTTCTGCAGCCCACTCTGCAGGAAGCCCGGAAAGGATTGGAACGTCTCCAGCAGAATTAA
- a CDS encoding polymer-forming cytoskeletal protein, translating into MAEIHSRKIKEHKLDTVLADDISFCGELSFTRELMIKGKFEGQIKAQGDLYIDEHADVTAEIGARSIHVRGRVRGNVIAESQVELMGNAEVIGDITAPKIIMETGCRFEGVSRMVPAEDSLEK; encoded by the coding sequence ATGGCCGAAATTCATTCCCGGAAAATTAAAGAGCACAAGTTGGATACAGTCCTGGCTGATGATATCAGCTTTTGTGGAGAGTTGTCTTTTACAAGAGAGCTGATGATCAAAGGTAAGTTTGAAGGTCAGATCAAGGCTCAGGGTGACCTGTATATCGATGAACATGCCGATGTCACCGCCGAAATAGGGGCAAGGTCTATTCATGTTCGTGGTCGGGTACGAGGAAATGTCATTGCCGAATCTCAGGTTGAATTGATGGGAAATGCCGAGGTTATCGGTGATATAACGGCACCCAAAATAATTATGGAAACCGGTTGCCGCTTTGAAGGTGTCAGTCGAATGGTTCCAGCGGAGGATTCTCTTGAAAAATAA